In Flavobacterium sp., a single window of DNA contains:
- a CDS encoding rhamnogalacturonan acetylesterase — protein sequence MKKYLILFVIISTSCLAQKTTLYTIGDSTMANKKDPDKNPEHGWAQVLQPFFNDNVVVVNKAVNGRSTKSFINEKRWDSIYNKLKKGDYVFIQFGHNDEKIEDSTRYTNPHTVYRYNLIRFVKETREKGAIPVLLTSIARRNFNEKGVLVPTHGDYPLETRLTAQEYKVPLIDLEYYTELLEQSYGPEKSKLLHLHFKAGENSYYDKEKADDTHLSLLGAKTIAQIVLNQIRTSDDKSMEKLKKAIR from the coding sequence ATGAAAAAATACCTAATATTATTTGTAATTATTTCAACAAGTTGTCTGGCACAAAAAACAACCTTATATACGATAGGCGATTCTACAATGGCCAACAAAAAAGATCCTGACAAAAATCCGGAGCATGGCTGGGCGCAGGTATTACAGCCTTTTTTTAATGATAATGTAGTTGTTGTTAACAAAGCTGTAAACGGCAGGAGCACAAAAAGTTTCATCAATGAAAAACGCTGGGACTCTATATATAATAAATTGAAGAAAGGCGATTATGTTTTTATACAATTTGGGCATAATGATGAAAAAATAGAAGATTCAACCCGCTATACAAATCCGCATACCGTGTACAGGTATAATTTAATTCGTTTTGTAAAAGAAACACGCGAAAAAGGCGCAATACCGGTTTTACTTACTTCAATAGCCAGACGTAATTTTAATGAAAAAGGCGTTTTGGTTCCTACGCATGGAGATTATCCTCTTGAAACACGTTTAACAGCTCAGGAATATAAAGTACCACTTATTGATTTAGAATATTATACCGAATTATTAGAACAGTCATACGGACCAGAAAAATCAAAATTGCTGCATCTTCATTTTAAAGCTGGAGAAAATAGTTATTACGACAAAGAAAAGGCTGATGATACGCATTTATCTTTATTGGGTGCCAAAACAATCGCCCAAATCGTATTAAATCAAATTAGAACCAGCGACGATAAATCTATGGAAAAATTAAAAAAAGCAATCAGATAA
- a CDS encoding histone H1 — protein sequence MKDLLVKINAEIETFKAEAESLTEKGIKAAGPRARKATLEIEKLLKEFRKVSIEESKK from the coding sequence ATGAAAGATCTATTAGTAAAAATCAACGCCGAAATTGAAACATTCAAAGCAGAAGCTGAATCTTTAACTGAAAAAGGTATTAAAGCTGCAGGACCAAGAGCTCGTAAAGCTACTTTGGAAATTGAAAAACTTCTAAAAGAATTCAGAAAAGTTTCTATCGAAGAATCAAAAAAATAA
- the pelA gene encoding pectate lyase has protein sequence MIELKKIALLFIVGFSFAVNAQNNYKNWPDIIRKSEASWFGTEEAKKIAENVLLYQRDIGGWPKNIQMQNELTAAQKKELLEIKKTTKETTTDNGATTQEMLFMSRMYAQVKDERYKESFLKGLNYLLEAQYANGGWPQFYPLKKGYYTHITYNDDSMVRILNVLKEVSEQTDFYSIKPSKEIVEKSKTAFNKGIDCIIKTQYKQNGVLTAWCAQHDEVTFEPAKARAYELPSLSGKESAKIVLLLMSIEKPSPEIVTAVKSAYAWFEKTKITNLEEKRILNDAGKIIDKKMIPVQNGDPIWARFMELDNNEPFFCDRDGIKKKTLDEIGLERKNGYAWYTDEPKEVLKKYASWAVKNGTKAPEAEKKKLN, from the coding sequence ATGATTGAATTAAAAAAAATAGCACTGCTTTTTATAGTTGGTTTTAGTTTTGCAGTTAATGCGCAAAACAATTATAAAAACTGGCCGGATATAATTCGTAAAAGCGAAGCTTCGTGGTTTGGAACAGAAGAGGCAAAAAAGATTGCTGAAAATGTTTTGTTGTATCAAAGAGACATTGGCGGCTGGCCAAAAAACATTCAAATGCAGAATGAACTAACTGCAGCGCAGAAGAAAGAACTGCTTGAAATAAAAAAAACAACTAAAGAAACCACAACAGACAATGGAGCAACAACTCAGGAAATGCTTTTTATGTCTAGAATGTATGCGCAGGTAAAAGATGAACGTTATAAAGAATCGTTTCTTAAAGGATTAAATTATCTGCTTGAGGCACAATATGCAAATGGCGGCTGGCCTCAATTTTATCCATTAAAAAAAGGATATTATACACATATAACCTATAATGATGATTCGATGGTGCGTATTTTAAATGTACTGAAAGAAGTTAGCGAGCAAACTGATTTTTATAGTATTAAACCATCAAAAGAAATAGTTGAAAAATCAAAAACAGCTTTCAATAAAGGAATAGACTGCATTATAAAAACACAATACAAACAAAATGGAGTTTTAACCGCTTGGTGCGCGCAGCATGATGAAGTAACTTTTGAACCGGCTAAAGCAAGAGCGTATGAACTTCCTTCTCTGAGCGGAAAAGAATCGGCTAAAATTGTTTTATTGTTAATGTCTATAGAAAAACCTTCACCAGAAATTGTAACAGCAGTTAAAAGTGCTTACGCATGGTTTGAGAAAACAAAAATTACAAATCTTGAAGAGAAACGCATTTTAAACGATGCAGGAAAAATTATAGATAAGAAAATGATTCCGGTTCAAAATGGAGATCCTATATGGGCACGTTTTATGGAATTAGATAACAATGAACCATTCTTTTGTGATCGCGACGGAATTAAAAAGAAAACTCTTGACGAAATTGGTTTAGAACGTAAAAACGGCTATGCCTGGTATACAGATGAACCAAAAGAAGTATTAAAAAAATACGCTTCCTGGGCGGTTAAAAATGGAACAAAAGCCCCAGAGGCTGAAAAAAAAAAGTTGAATTAA
- a CDS encoding pectinesterase family protein, whose product MTVAQDGSGDFTKIQDAVYATPAFPYEKITILVKNGIYNEKVRIPEWNTNVILLGESKEKTIITFDDNFSKIGLGRNSTFYTSTLLVEGDDFTASNLTIKNVSGDKGQAIALSVIGNRAKISNCIILGNQDTVYLSGKNAKQYFKDCYIEGTTDFIFGGATALFENCTIHSIKSSYITAASTPEGVEYGFVFKNCSLTAEASANAVYLGRPWRIYAKTVFINCEMGKQIKPEGWENWSKPDAEKKSFYAEYNNKGEGFQPQKRVSWSHQLTKTESDKYSAENILKDTVPNWYSN is encoded by the coding sequence ATTACGGTAGCACAAGACGGTTCAGGTGATTTTACGAAAATTCAGGATGCCGTATATGCTACTCCTGCTTTTCCTTATGAGAAAATAACAATATTGGTAAAGAATGGGATTTACAACGAAAAAGTCAGAATTCCTGAATGGAACACCAATGTAATTTTACTCGGCGAAAGCAAAGAAAAAACCATCATTACATTTGATGATAATTTTTCTAAAATAGGCTTGGGCAGAAACAGCACATTTTATACTTCAACACTTTTAGTAGAAGGAGATGATTTTACAGCATCAAACTTAACAATTAAGAATGTTTCAGGAGATAAAGGGCAGGCAATAGCGCTTTCGGTAATAGGAAATCGGGCTAAAATTTCAAACTGTATTATTTTAGGAAATCAGGATACAGTGTATTTATCAGGAAAAAATGCAAAACAATATTTTAAAGATTGTTACATCGAAGGGACAACCGATTTTATTTTTGGAGGCGCTACAGCTTTATTCGAAAATTGTACAATTCACAGCATTAAAAGTTCTTATATAACAGCAGCTTCAACTCCGGAAGGTGTAGAATACGGGTTTGTTTTTAAAAACTGCAGTCTTACGGCCGAAGCTTCTGCAAATGCTGTATATTTAGGAAGACCGTGGCGTATTTATGCAAAAACAGTTTTTATAAACTGTGAAATGGGTAAGCAGATAAAACCGGAAGGCTGGGAAAACTGGTCGAAACCTGATGCCGAAAAAAAGAGTTTTTATGCTGAATATAATAATAAAGGTGAAGGATTTCAGCCTCAAAAAAGAGTTTCGTGGTCACATCAGCTTACAAAAACTGAATCCGATAAATACTCAGCCGAAAATATTCTAAAAGATACGGTTCCAAACTGGTATTCTAATTAA
- a CDS encoding glycoside hydrolase family 28 protein — MNLKIILFLLVSGISFSQNNDFPTSKVDSIVNRIQLPVFSAYQINILKLGAKGDSITNNKAVFDKAMALCKKNNGGTIIVPKGVYKINGPIHFVSGVNLKIEKGAKIKFSDNPQDYLPLVLTSWEGTMLYNYSPLIYAVNCSNIAITGEGTIDGEGGKNWKSFKAKEESGKNLSREMNHNKTAIENRKFGEGYYLRPQMIQFLNCKNILVENIRIENSPFWCLHLLKSQSITIRGISYKSLNHNNDGIDPEYSKDVLIENVTFNNGDDNVAIKAGRDHEGRANTATPSENIVIRNCNFKGLHGVVIGSEMSAGVQNVFVENCKTIGYLKRGIYLKTNADRGGFIKNVFVRNIQLDEVEDCLYITANYHGEGKGYQSDISNISFSNILCNKATESGIVIQGFADKKIKNIVLRNIEIKEAKNALSNENAENVIMTDVFIGKRATIPTAAK; from the coding sequence ATGAATTTAAAAATTATACTGTTTTTATTAGTTTCTGGAATTTCTTTCTCACAGAATAATGATTTTCCAACTTCAAAAGTAGATTCTATAGTAAACAGAATTCAGCTTCCTGTATTTTCTGCTTATCAAATTAATATTTTAAAACTGGGAGCAAAAGGAGATTCTATTACAAATAATAAAGCCGTTTTTGATAAAGCCATGGCCTTGTGTAAAAAGAACAATGGCGGTACTATAATAGTTCCAAAAGGAGTTTACAAAATAAACGGGCCTATACATTTTGTTAGTGGTGTAAATTTAAAAATCGAAAAAGGCGCCAAAATAAAATTCAGCGACAATCCTCAAGATTATCTGCCATTAGTTCTCACAAGCTGGGAAGGCACTATGTTATATAATTACAGTCCTCTTATTTACGCTGTAAATTGTAGCAATATCGCTATAACCGGAGAAGGAACTATTGACGGAGAAGGAGGCAAAAACTGGAAAAGTTTTAAAGCCAAAGAAGAATCAGGGAAAAATCTCAGCCGTGAAATGAACCACAATAAAACAGCAATAGAAAACAGAAAATTTGGGGAAGGCTATTATCTGCGTCCACAAATGATTCAGTTTTTGAACTGTAAAAATATTTTGGTAGAAAATATCCGAATCGAAAATTCTCCATTTTGGTGCCTTCACCTTCTAAAATCACAGAGTATTACTATTCGTGGTATTAGTTACAAATCATTAAATCACAATAATGACGGAATCGACCCCGAATATTCGAAAGATGTTTTAATAGAAAATGTAACCTTTAACAATGGAGATGATAATGTTGCCATAAAAGCGGGTCGTGATCACGAAGGAAGAGCGAATACAGCCACACCAAGCGAAAATATCGTAATTAGAAACTGCAATTTTAAGGGATTACATGGTGTTGTAATAGGCAGCGAAATGTCGGCAGGAGTACAGAATGTATTTGTAGAAAACTGCAAAACCATAGGATATTTAAAAAGAGGAATTTATTTAAAAACCAATGCAGACCGCGGCGGTTTTATTAAAAATGTTTTTGTTCGAAATATACAACTAGATGAGGTAGAAGATTGTCTTTACATTACAGCAAATTATCATGGAGAAGGAAAAGGATATCAATCAGATATTTCAAATATTTCATTTTCAAATATTCTTTGCAATAAAGCCACAGAATCAGGAATCGTTATTCAGGGTTTTGCGGATAAAAAAATTAAAAACATAGTATTAAGAAATATAGAAATCAAAGAAGCCAAAAACGCTTTGTCGAATGAAAATGCAGAAAATGTTATAATGACGGATGTATTTATTGGAAAAAGAGCAACAATACCAACAGCGGCAAAATAG
- a CDS encoding DUF4861 domain-containing protein: MKNSFKIYMSFVFAAIIFESPKAQQKLDFTTITLKNTSDLELKEKAVSVKRKQFSFKNETAGYPILLCKNDTIPAQVNDLDGDGKWDELFFVIDFSAKEEKKLQLIWSQRNPEFPVKTSARFGKREGKNLPVHPDTQEILMADQVHKKLGYQKYQTDGPTWENDKVGFRHYLDGRNSKDVFGKKLPGITPEDVGINSKGAVEDNYHVMYDWGRDIFPVGNSAGLGGFALLVNNKINRLGIIASDTINNIEKTTFKIVSEGPVNSVLSYHYENWKVSGNKYQAQETSSIWPGMYGYRNTISVNGLKGNEMLLVTLSNLNNQNPLQVIDSGDFVCFIQHDKLTYERQWILGTAVIVPKDVYKGYIEAPKTGQLTDSYLIKLKVKNNQEISYYPIAGWELSQDTNFKDSVYFSNYVTNLAKQLSAKIKIEIK; the protein is encoded by the coding sequence ATGAAAAACAGCTTCAAAATTTACATGTCATTTGTGTTCGCAGCAATCATTTTTGAAAGCCCAAAAGCCCAGCAAAAATTAGATTTTACTACCATTACCTTAAAAAACACCAGCGATTTGGAATTAAAGGAAAAAGCAGTTTCAGTAAAAAGAAAACAGTTTTCTTTTAAAAATGAAACAGCAGGTTATCCTATTTTGTTGTGCAAAAATGATACAATTCCGGCGCAGGTAAATGATTTAGATGGAGATGGAAAGTGGGATGAACTATTTTTTGTGATTGATTTTTCTGCTAAAGAAGAAAAAAAACTTCAGTTAATATGGTCTCAGAGAAATCCTGAATTTCCGGTAAAAACCAGTGCAAGGTTTGGAAAAAGAGAAGGGAAAAACCTTCCTGTGCATCCTGATACACAGGAAATTTTAATGGCAGATCAGGTGCATAAAAAATTAGGTTATCAAAAATACCAAACCGATGGACCAACCTGGGAGAATGATAAAGTGGGTTTTAGGCATTATTTAGACGGAAGAAATTCTAAAGATGTTTTTGGTAAAAAACTTCCGGGCATTACTCCCGAAGATGTTGGAATAAACAGTAAAGGCGCCGTTGAAGATAATTATCATGTTATGTACGATTGGGGAAGAGATATTTTTCCTGTTGGAAATTCTGCCGGTTTAGGCGGTTTTGCTTTATTGGTTAATAATAAGATTAATAGGCTTGGAATTATTGCCAGCGACACCATAAATAATATAGAAAAAACTACTTTTAAAATCGTAAGCGAAGGTCCTGTTAATTCGGTTTTAAGTTATCATTATGAAAATTGGAAAGTTTCAGGAAACAAATATCAGGCGCAGGAAACGTCTTCAATCTGGCCGGGAATGTATGGTTATAGAAATACAATTTCTGTAAATGGTTTAAAAGGAAATGAAATGCTTTTGGTAACGCTCTCAAATCTAAATAACCAAAATCCTTTACAAGTAATTGATTCAGGAGATTTTGTCTGCTTTATTCAGCATGATAAATTGACTTATGAGCGCCAGTGGATTTTGGGTACGGCAGTCATTGTTCCAAAAGACGTTTACAAAGGCTATATAGAAGCTCCAAAAACAGGTCAGCTGACAGACTCTTATTTAATTAAACTTAAAGTGAAAAACAATCAGGAGATAAGTTATTACCCAATAGCCGGATGGGAATTAAGTCAGGATACAAACTTTAAAGATTCGGTTTATTTTTCTAATTACGTTACGAATCTGGCCAAACAGCTTTCAGCAAAAATTAAAATAGAGATAAAATAA
- a CDS encoding LuxR C-terminal-related transcriptional regulator — protein sequence MKNIKDDLSKQLLLQKNSGNLNNTEELKTFQEIAQNFADLENGIAVLSDLYNNKSYIYSGKIADELDIFKKNEVRQIESIWEDDLFGKLNPDDVLQKYLLELHFFKFIKTIPVEERKDFCVISKLRMKDKTANKSLVHKMFYFSNQYEDVELALCLYNFDFSLALHYEGAIINTANGNIIKQNESENASFLSSREKEILKMLQKGKQSKEIASLLFISINTVSRHRQNIIEKMKVSNTAEACTLALKLKWI from the coding sequence ATGAAAAACATAAAAGATGATTTGAGTAAACAGCTATTGCTGCAGAAAAATTCGGGTAATTTGAATAACACAGAAGAATTAAAAACATTTCAGGAAATTGCACAAAATTTCGCCGACTTGGAAAACGGAATCGCCGTTTTAAGCGATTTGTATAACAACAAAAGTTATATATACTCTGGAAAAATTGCTGATGAACTTGATATCTTTAAAAAAAATGAGGTTCGTCAAATTGAAAGTATTTGGGAAGATGATCTTTTTGGGAAACTAAATCCTGATGATGTATTACAGAAATATCTTTTGGAACTTCATTTCTTTAAGTTTATTAAAACCATTCCGGTTGAGGAACGAAAAGATTTTTGTGTGATTAGTAAATTGAGAATGAAGGATAAAACGGCTAATAAATCTCTAGTGCACAAAATGTTTTATTTTTCAAATCAATATGAAGATGTAGAATTGGCACTTTGTCTTTATAATTTTGATTTTTCTTTGGCTTTGCATTATGAAGGAGCTATCATAAATACTGCAAACGGTAATATTATAAAACAGAATGAATCCGAAAATGCTTCATTTTTATCCAGCAGAGAAAAAGAAATCCTAAAAATGCTGCAAAAGGGAAAACAAAGTAAAGAAATCGCTTCTCTCCTTTTTATCAGTATCAATACCGTAAGCCGTCACAGACAAAATATTATCGAAAAAATGAAAGTCAGCAATACAGCCGAAGCCTGTACGCTTGCATTAAAACTTAAGTGGATATAG
- a CDS encoding glycoside hydrolase 43 family protein, which produces MKNIKIIFLLLSVFSFQKNSAQVWTPDNGDGTYTNPIIHADYSDPDVVRVGDDFYMTASSFNCIPGLPILHSKDLVNWKILSYALPKQPPFETYDKVQHGNGVWAPCITYHNNEFYIYYPDPDFGIYMIKAKKAEGPWSEPLLVKAGKGIIDPSPLWDDDGKAYLVHAFAGSRAQIKSLIVVCSMNEEGTIANNDEVMVIDGHEGEGTIEGPKFYKRNNYYYIFAPAGGVPTGWQTVLRSKNVFGPYEKKKVLEQGSTNINGPHQGAWVQTQTGEDWFIHFQDKGAYGRIVHLQPMKWEKDWPVMGQDFDKNGIGEPVTTYKKPNVGKKYPVENPATSDEFNEPKLGLQWQWQANSKINWGFPTSMGYLNLFCVNTIKDSKSIFEAPNLLLQKFPAEEFSATAKITFNTRLNGESTGLIIMGLDYSYLCFKNDNGKLYLSQKTGTFNKTVSETETKPILISTNTIYLKVKVSKGGICSFYYSTDDKNYQSIGTDFTSKEGKWIGAKVGLFALSEKVTNDSGNAAVDWFRITK; this is translated from the coding sequence ATGAAAAATATAAAAATCATCTTTCTTCTTCTTTCTGTTTTCTCTTTTCAGAAAAATTCGGCACAAGTCTGGACACCAGATAATGGAGACGGAACCTATACAAATCCTATTATTCATGCTGATTATTCAGATCCTGATGTAGTGAGAGTAGGTGATGATTTTTACATGACAGCTTCTTCTTTTAATTGTATTCCGGGACTTCCAATTCTGCATTCGAAAGATTTAGTAAACTGGAAAATTTTAAGTTATGCATTGCCAAAACAGCCTCCTTTTGAAACTTATGATAAAGTACAACACGGAAATGGCGTTTGGGCGCCCTGCATTACGTATCATAACAACGAATTTTATATTTATTATCCAGATCCTGATTTTGGGATTTATATGATAAAAGCTAAAAAAGCGGAAGGACCATGGTCGGAGCCATTATTAGTAAAAGCAGGAAAAGGAATAATCGATCCGAGTCCGCTTTGGGATGATGACGGAAAAGCCTATTTAGTTCACGCATTTGCAGGCAGCCGCGCACAGATTAAAAGTTTAATTGTGGTTTGCAGCATGAATGAAGAAGGAACAATTGCCAATAATGATGAAGTAATGGTAATTGATGGTCATGAAGGAGAAGGTACAATTGAAGGTCCAAAATTCTACAAACGAAACAATTACTATTACATTTTTGCTCCGGCAGGAGGAGTTCCTACAGGCTGGCAGACCGTTTTAAGATCTAAAAATGTTTTTGGACCATATGAAAAGAAAAAAGTTTTAGAACAAGGATCAACCAACATCAATGGGCCACATCAGGGTGCATGGGTACAAACCCAAACAGGCGAAGACTGGTTTATTCATTTTCAGGATAAAGGTGCTTACGGGCGAATTGTTCATCTTCAGCCTATGAAATGGGAAAAAGACTGGCCGGTTATGGGACAGGATTTCGATAAAAACGGAATTGGAGAACCCGTTACCACTTATAAAAAACCAAATGTTGGTAAAAAATATCCAGTTGAAAACCCTGCTACTTCAGATGAATTTAATGAACCAAAATTAGGACTTCAATGGCAATGGCAGGCAAATTCGAAGATAAATTGGGGATTTCCAACCAGCATGGGATATCTGAATTTGTTTTGTGTTAATACGATCAAAGACAGTAAAAGTATTTTTGAGGCTCCCAATTTACTGTTACAAAAATTTCCTGCTGAAGAGTTTTCGGCGACAGCCAAAATAACTTTCAACACAAGATTGAACGGAGAATCAACGGGGTTAATTATTATGGGATTAGACTATAGTTATTTGTGCTTTAAAAACGATAACGGAAAATTATATCTTAGTCAAAAAACGGGAACTTTTAATAAAACAGTTTCAGAAACAGAAACGAAACCAATTTTAATTTCTACTAATACAATTTATTTAAAAGTAAAAGTTAGTAAAGGAGGAATTTGCAGCTTCTATTATAGTACAGATGATAAAAATTATCAGTCAATAGGAACTGATTTTACATCGAAAGAAGGAAAATGGATTGGAGCCAAAGTCGGACTTTTTGCTTTAAGTGAAAAAGTCACCAATGATTCTGGAAATGCAGCAGTAGATTGGTTTCGAATTACGAAATAA